In Acyrthosiphon pisum isolate AL4f unplaced genomic scaffold, pea_aphid_22Mar2018_4r6ur Scaffold_20799;HRSCAF=22169, whole genome shotgun sequence, a genomic segment contains:
- the LOC115034716 gene encoding opsin, ultraviolet-sensitive-like, with amino-acid sequence FKSLKSANMLMLNLAIGDFILLANTILVVYNSYYEGPALGNLGCQIDGFIGTLARTVSTMTSTAISLDRYNPIIHPLKSLGKQTKHKARIWIGLIWICGLFFSIIPLFDFDYGFAPTGFLLTCTFDFLSDDIINKCIIIIFYIISAWILPTITVLYCYIRMSISVYTNSEATNSRIGQTSTKKRNKIIFGIMTTRFSLTYDSTLMARCRVCNPPQVDCLPDLLWQIVRDP; translated from the exons atttaaatctttaaaatcgGCCAATATGTTGATGTTAAACTTGGCTATTGGTGATTTCATTTTACTAGCAAACACGATTCTGGTTGTATATAACAGTTATTACGAAGGTCCAGCGCTTGGAAATTTAG GTTGTCAAATTGATGGATTTATTGGTACCCTTGCCAGAACTGTATCCACTATGACATCAACTGCCATATCGTTGGATCGATATAATCCTATAATACATCCTTTGAAATCACTAGGCAAACAAACCAAACACAAAGCCAGGATCTGGATTGGCCTGATATGGATATgtggattatttttttcaatcatacCGTTGTTTGATTTTGATTATGGATTCGCGCCGACGGGTTTTTTATTAACTTGCACATTTGACTTTTTGTcagatgatattataaataaatgcattattattatattctatattataagtgCTTGGATATTACCAACAATCACGGTATTATACTGCTATATTAGGATGTCAATATCTGTTTACACTAATTCTGAAGCAACCAATAGTAGAATTGGACAAACTTCAACAAAGAAGaggaacaaaataatttttggaatcATGACAACGA GGTTTTCACTTACCTATGACTCGACACTTATGGCTCGTTGCCGTgtctgcaatccaccgcaggtggattgcctaccagATTTGCTGTGGCAAATTGTCCGCGATCCGTAG
- the LOC115034715 gene encoding uncharacterized protein LOC115034715, with product MSKREIANELHKPARKNFPRSRVIVYGKNDLWQADLVEMIPYSKINGGYKYILVVIDAFTKVSWAKPLKCKSGKEVTSAMATILLDRSPKLLQLDNGKEFYNTTFDALMTKYGIHKYSTFSILKASIAERFNRTLKWKMYKEFTARGVTRMGFNVTKVT from the coding sequence ATGTCTAAACGGGAAATAGCTAACGAACTTCACAAGCCAGCAAGGAAAAATTTCCCTAGGAGTAGAGTTATCGTCTatggaaaaaatgatttatggcAAGCTGACTTGGTTGAAATGATACCATATTCAAAGATAAATGgtggttataaatatatactggtTGTGATTGACGCTTTTACGAAAGTTTCTTGGGCTAAACCGTTAAAGTGTAAATCGGGTAAAGAAGTTACTAGCGCGATGGCTACAATATTACTTGATCGTTCACCGAAACTTTTACAACTCGATAACGGAAAAGAATTTTATAACACCACTTTCGACGCTTTGATGACCAAGTATGGCATACACAAATATTCAACTTTCAGTATTCTAAAGGCGAGCATAGCAGAGAGGTTCAACCGTACTTTGAAATGGAAAATGTATAAGGAGTTCACTGCCCGGGGGGTCACACGAATGGGTTTCAATGTTACCAAAGTTACTTGA